AGCATAGGAGTATTTGGAGGACAGGTTGGATAGGatgatgtctatgagggtgcccgtgtttacggatttggtattgtacctggtgggttatttgataatttgtgtgagatttagAGCTTCatgcttagattgtaggatggacGGGGTGTTAAGtgtgtcccagtttaggtcacctagcagcaagagctctgaagatagatggggtgcaatcaattcacatatgtgtccagggcacagctgggggcagaaggtggtctatagcaagcggcaacggtaagagacttgtttctggagaggtggatttttaaaagtagaagctcaaaaattgtttgggcacagacctggatagtaagacagaactctgcaggctaactctgcagtagattgtaactcccctttggcagttctatcttgttggaaaatgttatagttagggatggaaatgtcttcctaagccaggattcagacacggctaggacatcctggttggcagagtgtgctagggcagtgaataaaacaaatttagggaggaggcttctaatgttaatatgcatgaaaccaaggctttacagggaatgggagtggagctaggcactgcagggcctggattcacctctacatcaccagaggaacagaggaagagtaggataagagtacggctaaaggctaaaatAACTGGTTGTctagcacgttcggaacagagagtaaaaggagcaagTTTCTGGGTGGAATAGATTCAAGACATAATATActgacaaaggtatggtaggatgtgaatacagtggaggtaagcctatgcattgagtgacgatgagagagatattgtctctagaaacataatttaaACCAGGCGAGGTCACCacgtgtgggaggtggaactaaagggttaactaaggtgtattgagcagggctagaggcccaaaacagcaatggacaatgCATATTCACGTTAGGGTGAGGCATAAGTAGCCGAGTTATTATAGGAGTCCAGTGAGTGGCTTCAGGCAGCTAGCGGGTCGTTTCTAGCAAGCCAGCAGAAGAGCCCTTGAGGGACGTCGTGACGGAAGAAAGCCTGTTGTGGCCCATGCAATTACGTCGGCAGACAGATAAGCAGGGCTCCGTGTGGTaaaccaggccaattggcaaaattgGTATAGTGGCCAAAGAATTTGTCCAATGGGCCtcttaacatcaacggggctgtagtggagcaggtcgagagttacaagttccttgatgtctacatcaccaacgaactatcatggtccaaacacaccaagaaagtcgtGAAGGGAGCACAACAAAACATTTTAACCCCTTAGGAGAatgaaaagattttgcatgggaccccagatcctcaaaaggttctacagctgcacagtCAAGAGCTTCCTAACCGGTTGCTctaccacctggtatggcaactgctcggcatttgACCGTAAGGCACTGCAGAAGGTAGTGCGTATGGCACAGTAccttactggggccaagcttcctgccatccaggacatatacaataggcggtgtcagaggaaagccacACCTTGGGCTTCAATATCTATTTTGCCGACTGGCTTGGACCCCCACTGACCTATCACGACTAGACAACTGACGTGATTCGCCTGAGGGGGTCTCTCAACTGGCTCCATCCACTGAATGCCCATCCGCTAGCTGTGTAGAGCACATCGGACTGTTAGCTTAATGGGGTTCTGTTTCGGCcccccttttcctgtagtccacgatcagctcgtTTGTCTTGCTcgggttgagggagaggttgttgtcctggcaccgcactgacagttctctgacttcatccctataggctgtctcatcgttgtcggtgatcaggcctaccactgttgtgtcatcagaaaacgtaatgatggtgttgtagtcgtgtttggccacacagccgtgggtgaacagggagtacaggaggtacacaaccctgaggggcccccgtgttgaggatcagcatggcaaaTGTGTTgcttacctaccctcaccacctgggcgtggcccatcaggaagtccagaatccagttgcagagggaggtgtttagtcccagggtccttagcttagtgatgggcttcatgggcactatggtgttgaacgctgagctgtagtcaatggacagcattgatgttgagatgtgtctgttacttgaactctgtgaagcatttatttgggctgcaatctttagcagaggtaactctgggtcttcctttcctgtggttgtcctcaggagagccagtttcatcatagcactgatggtttttacgactgcactgcacaacgttcaaagttcttgacattttctggattgactgtcatatctttgcttatttgagctgttattgccataatatggacttttaccagatagggctatcatctgtatacccccctaccttgtcacaagacAATTGATtgacattccacaaattaactttttgaAATGcattcatgaagctggttgagagaatgctaagagtgtgcaaagctgtcatcaaggcaaagtgtggcatctttgaagaatctcaaatataaaatcaaaatcaaatgtgttatttcatagttttgattttaaaacccttgaataagtaagTGTGTCGAAACTATtgagaggatatatatatatatatatatatatatatatatatatatatatatatatatatatatatatatatatatatatatatatatatatatataaaggacAGAGACAGTTCGGAACTAATTTCCTTTAGATTTGAATGcattgtgtttgtatgggctaatagcattaaggcaacaaaaaatgttttaatctttttttacatatttttggGAATGCTTCAAAGGGCTGGTTTTATTTGGAaccctttatttaaaaaaaatccctaGTGGAGTGTGTATGGCAGGGTCTGTCAGGGACACATCTCCTGCTCATCAAATATACATTAAAGTGCCTCGCTTTGAACAGCTGTACTTGATTAAATATTAACCAATTATTGTACCTAGAAATCCCCCCACTTAAACATACAACTGCTGATCCAGAGGATGCAATGCAACAGGGCACACAAACATGATTCATTAACTATTTTGGGGgtttgtgtgatgtgtgtgtgtctcactctgtgtgtctctctctctctctttctctctctgtttgtctctctctctctctgtgtgtgtgtctctcttgctctgtgtgtgtgtgtgtctctctgtgtgtgtgtgtctctctctattcctctctctctctctctctctctgtgtctctctctcggtgtgtgtctccctgtgtgtatctctctctgtgtgtctctctgtgtgtgtgtgtctctatctctgtgtgtatctctctttgtgtgtatctctctctctctgtgagtctctctctctctgtttctctctgtctctctgtgtgtgtgtgtgtttctctctctaagtgtatgtgtctctctctgtgtgtgtgtgtctctctcagtaTGTGTCTCTCTTTTTAGCTCCTTGTtttgggtctctgtgtgtgtgtctatctctctgtgtgtttgtgtctctctttgtttgaaagtctctctctgtgtgtgtctctctgtctctctttgtgtgtgtgtgtctctccttctctgtgtgtgcctctctgtgtgtgtgtgtgtgtgtgtgtgtgtgtgtgtgtgtgtgtgtgtgtgtgtgtgtgtgtgtgtgtgtgtgtgtgtgtgtgtgtgtgtgtgtgtgtgtgtgtgtgtgtgtctctctgtgtgagtctctctctctctctgtgtctgtctgtctgtgtgtgtctctctctctgtgtgtgtctctctgtgtctctctctctctgtgtttttctctctctgtgtgtgtctctctctgtgtgtgtgtgtgtgtgtgtgtgtgtgtgtgtgtgtgtgtgtgtgtgtgtgtgtgtgtgtgtgtgtgtgtgtgtgtgagactctatctctctgtatctctctttctctcctggtgtctcactatgggtgtgtgtctctctctctctctttctctctctgtttgtctctctctctctgtgtgtgtgtctctcttgctctgtgtgtgtgtgtctctctctgtgtgtgtgtgtctctctctattcctctctctcgctctctctgtgtctctctctcggtgtgtgtctccctgtgtgtatctctctctgtgtgtctctctgtgtgtgtgtgtctctatctctgtgagtctctctctctctgtttctctctgtctctctgtgtgtgtgtgtgtttctctctctaagtgtatgtgtctctctctgtgtgtgtgtgtctctctcagcaGGTGTCTCTCTTTTTAGCTCCTTGTtttgggtctctgtgtgtgtgtctatctctctgtgtgtttgtgtctctctttgtttgaaagtctctctctgtgtgtgtctctctgtctctctttgtgtgtgtgtgtctctccctctctgtgtgtgcctctgtgtgtgtgtgtgtgtgtgtctctctctgtgtgagtctctctctctctctctctgtctgtctgtgtgtgtctctctctctctgtgtgtctctctgtgtctctctctctctgtgtttttctctctctgtgtgtgtctctctctctgtgtgtgtgtgtgtgtgtgtgtgtgtgtgtgtgtgtgtgtgtgtgtgtgtgtgtgtgtgtgtgtgtgtgtgtgtgtgtgtgtgtgtgtgtgtgtgtgtgtgtgtgtgagtgtgtgtgtgtgtgtgtgtgtgtgtgactctatctctctgtatctctctttctctcctggtgtctcactatgggtgtgtgtctctctctctctgtgtttgtctccctctatgtgtgtgtgtctctctctgtgtctctctctctctctctctctctctctctctctctctctctctctctctcggtgtgtctctcagtgtgtctctctctctctctgtgtctctctctctgtgtctctctctctgtgtctctctctctctctctctctctctctctctctctctctctctctctctctctctctctctctctctctcgggtgtgtctctcggtgtgtctctctctctctctctgtgtgtgtctctctttgtctgtctctctctgtttgtgtgtgtgtctttctctctctctctctctctctctctctctctctctctctctctctctgtgtgtgtgtttctctttgtctgtgtctgtgtctctctctctctgtgtcactctctctccttctctctgctctgtttgggtatctctctctgtgggtctgtgtctctgtctttgtgtgtgtgtgtgtgtgagtgtgtgtgtgtgtgtgtctgtgtgtgtgtgtgtctgtgtgtgtgtgtgtgtgtgtgtgtgtgtgtgtgtgtgtgtgtgtgtgtgtgtgtgtgtgtgtgtgtgtgtgtgtgtgtgtgtgtgtgtgtgtgtatctctctgtgtgtctctctctctgtgtgtctctctctttgtctgtgtctctctctctctgtttgtgtgtgtgtgtatctctctctgtatctctctctctctctttctctctctgtttgggtatctttctctgtgtgtgtctctctctctctgtgggtctgtgtctctctctttgtgtctgtgtctctccctctgtgtgtgtgtctatctctatgtgtgtgtctctctctctgtctctctctgtgtgtgtctctctgtgtgtgtgtgtgtctctctgtgtgtgtgtgtctctctctattcctctctctctctctctctgtgtctctctctcggtgtgtgtctccctgtgtgtatctctctctgtgtgtctctctgtgtgtgtgtgtgtctctatctctgtgtgtatctctctttgtgtgtatctctctctctgtgagtctctctctctctgtttctctctgtctctctgtgtgtgtgtgtgtttctctctctaagtgtatgtgtctctctctgtgtgtgtgtgtctctctcagcaGGTGTCTCTCTTTTTAGCTCCTTGTTTtgggtctctgtgtgtttgtgtctctctttgtttgaaagtctctctctgtgtgtgtctctctgtctctctttgtgtgtgtgtgtctctccctctctgtgtgtgcctctgtgtgtgtgtgtgtgtgtgtgtgtgtgtgtgtgtgtgtgtgtgtgtgtgtgtgtgtgtgtgtgtgtgtgtgtgtgtgtgtgtgtgtgtgtgtgtgtgtgtgtgtgtgtgtgtgtgtgtgtgtgtgtgtgtgtctctctctgtgtgagtctctctctctctctgtgtctgtctgtctgtgtgtgtctctctctctgtgtgtgtctctctgtgtctctctctctctgtgtttttctctctttgtgtgtatctctctctctctgtgagtctctctctctctgtttctctctgtctctctgtgtgtgtgtgtttctctctctaagtgtatgtgtctctctctgtgtgtgtgtgtgtctctctcagtaTGTGTCTCTCTTTTTAGCTCCTTGTtttgggtctctgtgtgtgtgtctatctctctgtgtgtttgtgtctctatTTGTTTgaaagtctctctctgtgtgtgtctctctgtctctctttgtgtgtgtgtgtctctccctctctgtgtgtgcctctgtgtgtgtgtgtgtgtgtgtgtgtctctctctgtgtgtgtgtgtctctctctattcctctctctcgctctctctgtgtctctctctcggtgtgtgtctccctgtgtgtatctctctctgtgtgtctctctgtgtgtgtgtgtctctatctctgtgtgtatctctctttgtgtgtatctctctttctctgtgagtctctctctctctgtttctctctgtctgtgtgtgtgtttctctctctaagtgtatgtgtctctctctgtgtgtgtgtgtctctctcagtaTGTGTCTCTCTTTTTAGCTCCTTGTTTtgggtctctgtgtgtttgtgtctctctttgtttgaaagtctctctctgtgtgtgtctctctgtctctctttgtgtgtgtgtgtctctccctctctgtgtgtgcctctgtgtgtgtgtgtgtgtgtgtgtctctctctgtgtgagtctctctctctctctctctgtctgtctgtgtgtgtctctctctctctgtgtgtctctctgtgtctctctctctctgtgtttttctctctctgtgtgtgtctctctctctgtgtgtgtgtgtgtgtgtgtgtgtgtgtgtgtgtgtgtgtgtgtgtgtgtgtgtgtgtgtgtgtgtgtgtgtgtgtgtgtgtgtgtgtgtgtgtgtgtgtgtgtgtgtgtgtgtgtgtgtgtgtgtgtgtgtgtgtgtgtgtgactctatctctctgtatctctctttctctcctggtgtctcactatgggtgtgtgtctctctctctctgtgtttgtctccctctatgtgtgtgtgtctctctgtgtgtctctctctctctctctctctctctctctctctctctctctctctctctctctcggtgtgtctctctgtgtgtctctctctctctctgtgtctctctctgtgtctctctctctctgtttctctctctgtgtctctctctctctctctctctctctctctctctctctctctctctctctctctctctctctctctctctctctctctctcggtgtgtctctcggtgtgtctctctctctctctgtgtgtgtctctctttgtctgtctctctctctctctctgtttgtgtgtgtgtctttctctctctctctctctctctctctctctctctctgtgtgtgtgtgtttctctttgtctgtgtctgtgtctctctctctctgtgtcactctctctccttctctctctgctctgtttgggtatctctctctgtgggtctgtgtctctgtctttgtgtgtgtgtgtgtgtgtgtgtgtgtgtgtgtctgtgtgtgtgtgtgtgtgtgtgtgtgtgtgtgtgtgtgtgtgtgtgtgtgtgtgtgtgtgtgtgtgtgtgtgtgtgtgtgtgtgtgtgtgtgtgtgtgtgtgtgtgtgtgtatctctctctctgtgagtctctctctctctgtttctctctgtctctctgtgtgtgtgtgtttctctctctaagtgtatgtgtctctgtgtgtgtgtgtgtgtctctctcagtaTGTGTCTCTCTTTTTAGCTCCTTGTtttgggtctctgtgtgtgtctatctctctgtgtgtttgtgtctctatTTGTTTgaaagtctctctctgtgtgtgtctctctgtctctctttgtgtgtgtgtgtctctccctctctgtgtgtgcctctgtgtgtgtgtgtgtgtgtgtgtgtgtctctctctgtgtgagtctctctctctctctgtgtctgtctgtctgtgtctctccctctctgtgtgtctctctgtgtctctctctctctgtgtttttctctctctgtgtgtgtgtgtgtgtgtgtcatcatttataattttgttacaatgtatattgtatacattgttgctttggcaatattgacacaatgtttttcatgccaataaagcagcttgaatttgaatttgaatttgagagacagagagagagagagagacacacacagagagacacacacagagagagacactcacaaagagagagagacacacagacatagagagacacacagacagagagagagacacgcatacagagagagacagacacacacacacacagagagaaagacattcacagagagagatagacacacacacacacagagacacagagagagagagatgaatacaaacacacggagagagacacacacacagggagagagagacacaaatagagacacagagagagagagagagagacacacacacagagagagagagagagagagagagagagagagagaaacacacagagaaagagacagacacactcacagagagagagagagacacacacagagagatagggacacacacactcacagagagagtgagacacacacaaagagagagagagacacacacacacagagagagagggagagagagagacaaacacagagagaaagagagacagagagagagagagagagagagacacacagagagacacacacggagagagacactcacaaagagagagagacacacagacatagagagacacacatacagagagagacagacacacacacacagagataaagacattcacagagagagatagacacacagagagagagagagagacagagagagagagatgaatacaaacacacggagagagacacacacacagggagagagagacacaaatagagacacagagagagagagagacacacacacagagagagagagagagagagaaacacacagagaaagagacagacacactcacagagagagagacacacacacagagagagacatacacagagcgAGAAAGACACACACCTAGAGAAACACTCACTCAGAGAGAGAATgacactcacagagagagacacacacacagagagaaacacagagagagagagagatagagagacacacagagagagagagagagagaaagcgagagagagagagagagacagagagagagaaagagagagagagacacacacatagagagacacaagcacagagacacacacacagaaagagagacacacagagtgagagagacatacacagagagagagacactcacacacagagagagagagacacacacagagagagagatagacagagagagagagagagacacagagagacacacacggagaAAGAGACactcacaaagagagagagacacacagacagagagagacacacacacacaaacagagagagagacacacatacagagagagacagacacacacacacacacacacacagagaaagacattcacacagagagagagagagagagacacagagagagacacacacagagagagggacacagagaaagtaagacacacacagatagacacacaaagagagagagagacatacacagagagacagtgacagagagagagagagagagcgagagagacacacagagggagacacagagacagagagacacacagagatagagacacacacacacagagagacacacagagagagagacacacgcacacagagagacacagagagagagagatacacatattgggagagagatagacacagagagagagagagacacacacacagagagatacaaacacagagatagagagagtgagagagagagagagagagagagagagagagagagagagagagagagagagagagagagagagagagagacgctcacacacagagagagacacacacagagagagacacacacacacatagacagacacagagagagagagagagagagagagagagagagagagagagagagagacacatagagagacacaat
This sequence is a window from Oncorhynchus keta strain PuntledgeMale-10-30-2019 chromosome 14, Oket_V2, whole genome shotgun sequence. Protein-coding genes within it:
- the LOC127907078 gene encoding keratin-associated protein 5-1-like, encoding MGAENLKRFYSCNIESINAWCVSLSLCVSLCLSLSVFFSLCVCLSLCVCVCVCVCVCVCVCVCVCVCVCVCVCVCVCVCVCVSVCVCVCVCVCVCVCVSVCVCVSVCVCVCVCVCVCVCVCVCVCVCVCVCVCVCVFSLCVCLSVSLCVCVSLPLCVCLCVCVCVCVCVCVCVCVCVCVCLSLCVCVCVCVCVCVCVCVCVCVCVCVCVCVCVCVCVCVCVCVCVCVCVCDS